acaaaTCAATAAATGCACTTCCTATTGCTTAGAACGGACACCCCAAGATAAAAAAAACATCTGGGTtaggctcaaaatctaatacaacaaaattaACAGGAAAGATGAGGGATCCCACTAAACTAACACATCCTCAATAATACCATCAGGTCTAGCTACTGAACGATCAACTAATTGTAAGAAAATGGTGGTTGATTTAAGTTCTCCTAgacctaatttcttaagcatataTCTAGACATCAAGTTTATACTAGAACCTAGATCACAGAGACCTCTTGCATTACTATACTTACTAATTTTTATCTGTACTGCGAAACTACCTGGATCTTTTTTTTAGCTGGAAGCTTAAATTTGTTCAaaattcttgaactacactcttcaATGAGTGCCACTGTTTCAAATTCAGCTAACTTTCTCTTGTTGGCCATAATATCTTTGACaaacttggcatattttggaatgccctgcaacacatcaaaCAAAGGCAAGTTAATTTTTACCCGGTTTAAGCAtgtctatgaatttttcaaaacattcctcctttttattctttttaaatttttatgggAATGGGGGAGGTGGTTTTATTTTTGGCTCTTGCTCTGTCTATGGTTGGATAGAATCACTAGCTTCAATCACTACAACTTTACCTTTTCCTTCACTGCCTTTGCTTTGTGGCGCTAGCTCAACTAATGATCGTCCACTTCGTGTGCTCACAACATTTACCTATTTGGGGTTTGGATCAGTGTTACCTAGTAAACCACCTTGCGGGTGAAAATTTTGAGCACTTGCTAGCTGTCCCACCTGCTTCTCTAAATTTTGAGTAGTGATTTGACACTGACGAATGTCTGCAGCTAACTTAGCTTGGTCATTCATGAGTTTTTTAACTATGTCTTCCACACTCATGTTTCCTGCACTGCTTGATTATTGGTTACTATGGTCTTGATGATTATAGTGTTGGACTCCTCCTTGTGGTCTATATGGAGCATGGCCTTGATTGTTGTACTACTACCCACTTCCTTGTGGTCTGAATTATGTCTTCCCTTGATGTTGGTTTTGTTGATTTCCACCCCAggatggtttctccaatttAGGTTGTAACTATTTCCATAGTTCTGATTTCCTCCACCCTTAGGTGCATTATCCACAAAATTCACCGACTCAGGATTAGCTCCATTTTTTTCCACCACATGTTCACTACTGCCATACACCTCACACCACATGTGTTATTGCTGAACCAAATTCACTAGAGCTTACTGCTATCCTTTTGCTAAAGTGTTGAAATGCATTGtcatcatattttatattgcaaCAATCTGTGCTGTCAATGCATTCACCACATCAACTTCTAACATGCCTACTTCTTTTTGAACTACAAGTCTAGAGTTTCCTCTGTTTCACTCAGTATTTCCCTGAGATATGAAATTAAGCAATATATAGAGTTCATCATATCTTTTCTTTAGTTCCTGTCCACCTATTGCAGAGTCAAGAAAAATTTTAATGTTAGGTCCAACCCTTCTATGAAGGTGTGGAAAAATACCTCATtagcttgatgatggtgaggacAACTAATGAGTAAAGATTTAAACCTATCCCAATAGTGGTACAAATTTTCTTCAGATTTTTGTTTAAAGCTTAAAATTTCAGCCTTCAAAATAGTTGTCTTGCCTGAAGGAACAAATCTGATAAGAAACTTGCGAGCCAAATCATTTCATGAggtgattgaatttggtggttccGACTTCAACCACCTCTTATCTTCCCccaacaaagaaaagggaaacaatGTTAACATCATATAGTCAGAAGATACCCCATTTGGCATATAAGTGTCGCTAATCTCCAAGAAGTTCTGGATGTGGACTTGGGAATCTTCATGAGGTAAATCAGTAAACTGCCCATTAAAGTGCAACAGCTGCACGATGTTCTTTTTCATTTCAAATCTTCCTCCAGCTAGTGGTTTATGAATGCTAGAGGTGACATTCGCTATGAGTGAGACTGTCACATCACGTACAATCCTGGCGGCCATCTCTACAGGGACCTCTACAGGCACTTTGTTAGTATCACCCTAATTTACCTGTGGTACGGGATATAGGGCAGTTTCTCTCCTTCTTTGCTGATGCAGGAATCTTTTAGGCTTAGGTAGAAGCTCTACAATGTTTCCACTTCTGTCCAGTGTGCCTTTGTGAATTCTCTTGCTAGAAATAACAGtaagatcaagttgttaacacgaacacaaataataaaggaactttaaaaagaaaactattgccaaattaaaaaaaaatccctGGCAACTGCGCCAAAAACTTATTGCGTCGAAACGCACATGCAAGTGTACCAAGTCTCAACAATAGTATAGTGATCCTTCTTAAGAGCTGGATATTGAAACCAcaagaaaatttaattaggTGTTGGTTAGAttttcaatgaatcaaattattaatGTGTATTTTCAAGGAGTTGAGttcatttatatctaaaatgattataccaaaaatgaaataagaaacTAATTCAAAGATATTAGATAAATTTTATCCATTTAAGGAAGAGTCCCAGGGTTGTAGCACTTATAGATTTTTTGTCTAAAATCCTTTACTTTGATATCCAATAGGTCTTTCGATTACTGATTACCGATTTACAAGGTTGATTTTACAGTTATGATCttccgacctctaattgcctacttttgttgacagcctaactacatcattgagcggggGTAAGCATGAAtcaacaaaaatgcattaatcatatcatcCTTTTTAGTAACCAAACAcggtgtgtatatatgtgtcacgGTCATTCTACACATGAATTATTCTAGGAAATTCTAGGTTAAACATGCTCCCTATATTCTATTGTTCTATCCCTTTTTCGTCTTCCGAGTTTCGGGTGGATAACACACTTGTTCTAAtagtgatcaagcattaaaataatcaaaacaacAATATAGGAGTAATCatatacaaaaacccattttcaaccaaagcaaataagatttaaaccttcatcttgtgGCTATAATCCAAGAACAAGGTAATTTACCCCCTCATAATTTGTAGcataattacataaatcattaataacgTAAAAACTTAAattcaattgaaagaaaagaagaaaatatcacccaAAAGTAGTTCTTCCTTTTACTCCTTCAGTCCAAATTCAACAATGTGatctattttttaataaagtatGTAAAGGTACTATTTATAGTACCAAAAATGTGGAGTTAAACTAAGCTCACTGAAGTTTGCGACATGGACTTGGTTCAGTTTAGTGCAATTTTTCATTATCTGTGTCGGTGGAAATTTGCGGACTTGGTGCGCACCACACTATTAAGTCAAATAAATTCCAAGTGTTGGAATTAAATTATTGAAGCTCTATGCACGATGCGGACACACTTCTTTATGATGCATTTTCTTCACATTTTGTTCCCAACTTCTCCTTCGAGCTCTACTTTAAATTCGATCATATTTTGAATATCCATTCTTTCTTAATTAGCCCTGAAAGTATCTAATAATATTGGTTGGTtacaacaatataaaaatatgcaaaaatatgaaCCAAACTCTATGAATTTGCTCTCAACTTGACTAATGAATTATGgattttattttctattgggaacataaatgtacccaagatcaCTTATGTGGGAGCTCATTCATTTCTGTTGGACCGGATTCATAGctgtcagtttgaggatgaggagttAGTTGCACTATGAGATCGGGTATTGCGAGGTGACACCGGTCTGGCTACCTTTGATTTagatggggttttgaggtttggtggtcaTCTCTTTGTTATGAATgttgggggtttgattcagATGGTTTTTAGCAAGGCTTATGACTCcaaatattctatccatctggGCACTCCTAAGATGTATGATGAATTAAAGCAACACTACTGGTAGGGAgacatgaggagagatattgtgGATTATATGTCACGTTGTTTGAGTTGTCAATAGGTTAAGGCtgagcatttgaggcctggtggcgagcttcagagattacccattcttgaGTGGAAATTAGAGAgaatcaccatggacttcaatGTGGGGTTACCTAGCACTTCACGTGGTCTTGATAGcatttgggtcatcgtggatcaattgaccaagtcagcacacttccttTCCTTTCatacttcctatagtgctgagAGGTTAGCCCATATCTACATTTTGAAGGTGGTTCTCCTTTATGGTGTGCCTGTTTCTATAATCTTAGACCGGGGCTCACAGTTCACATCTAGCACTTGAAGGACTTTTTAGGAGGAGCTGGGAACCGGTGTCGACCTTAGCATAACTTTCCACCTGCAGAGGGATGGTCAGTCAGAGGATATGTTATAGACTTGTGTCATGGATTTTGGAGGTCAGTGGGATCAGTTCTTTCCTTTGGTGGAGTTTGCGTACATGAACAACTACCACtacagtattcagatggcccagtttgaggccttatatggtaggcgttgtttCTCTCCAGTTGGATGGTTTGAGTCTACGGATCCTAGGCCACACGGTACAAACTTGATGCATAAgaccttagatcatgtgaggttGATTCAGTATAGGCTCAGGATAGTTCAGAATAGACACCGTAGCTATGTGGATCATAGTCGTTGATCATTGAAGTCTGCCATTGGTGACAGAGTATTCCTCCATGTATCTCttatgaagggcgtgatgagatttagggggcggggcaagcttagccccaggtatattggcCTTTCCGATATATTGAGGATAATTGCCTAGGTCACATATGAGTTATCTTTTCCCCTGACCTTTTAAGATATttatccagtttttcatgtttcgATGTAGCGCCGGTATATTCCAGACGAGTCCCATGTGCTTCGGTATGATGcggttgacttggatgatcgCTTGAGATATATTGAGGAGCTAGTTGATATTTTGGCCAGAGACGTTAGGCAGTTGCATTCCAGAGCCATTCCAGTGTTTAAGGTCCATTAAAGGCATTGTCAGTCGAGGAGCTACCCGGGAGCCCAAGCATGAGATGCGGGGGTAGTTTGATATGTGgcaaaaaattcatattttgtcATTAATTGTCTAACATTtagtcttttcctttttcctttttagcataatttttatgaattgtgctaaatagtgtattttatttgtaggattaatTTGAcacaaaaatgaagaaatttgaaGCCAAAAcgaattaaaaaagaaagatcaaagaagaaaatcaagcaGGTAGCTTAATGGattaaattgaatattatattatactttTATATATTCAAACTTTACAACAAATTGATGAAACAGAAgcacactgccacgtggcaagcCAATCACTGAAGAAAATAGCAAAGTTCAGGCGGTGCATAGTGCACGTGGAACCTATTCCTCTAGGTTTTGGGTTTCGTAATTAGGTTTGGACTCAGTTAATTCATTTGAGATTttctacatctataaatagtccataaaaataattcttctagACAACTAATATAGAACTAACACACAACTCACACTTAACTTTTAACCTAGGACTTAGATTTTTATAGttgtgaattttggaagagccaCCGTGAAGGCTAGAGaaaattagtttattcttttgttctctattttttttaattatattttcaagaattcaagattttgaatttatcttgcaagttcataattaagattttgtctataatttttaaattgtgattttcaaagtatgagtagctaaattgcATAATTGAGTTTGTGCGAACCATGATGAATTATCGAAGTAAATTTATGTAAAAAAtgattcttgaatgatttttatgcatgtatttttttcctttctctttgattgctttttaactGTTGCAAATGTTAGAACTCACCTTATTCTTACTTGCcagatcaaggaggtaacgaatAGGAAAAGGAattaaacaacgagatttggggctaatcatcctcatctaattagttTGAATGGATaaagggatagctaaatctgggatcattggtaagaGTTAGTAAAGAATACACTCGTAGACGGATCAAGTTGtgtagtgaaattcacttatttaccGGATCAAAGACTTAGGTGAACTTAACGTACCGATATTGCATGCCAAGAACTAAAATCAATTACTAATACAATATTCTAGCTGAGTTATGAAATTAGGGGAACAGATTCCTAGTTACTTATAAAaatctaaatacaaataaatatttagtccaagctattattattctttttatttttgtttcattttaaaTCTCCCCCTTTTTAAATAAGGACTATCAAGTTAAATTCTGCTATTgacaatattttttcatattctgTATGGGATTGACCCTGACTCATAGTTGAATAAATATATTACAAACGaccatttatatttcttttcaagAAGTATATTTGGATGTTATTAAAAAGGGCACCGTTGCCAGGGAATATGGCTTATAAATTGTCTTtagtaattattttgatttgtactccttattttttctagtttatttttttagtattattttttattttatttttctttattattattattattattattaataataataataataataataataataatttttagtCTTCTTGAGATTTCATCTGAAAAAGTATACAATGATAAGTTTTCCTGTAATTCTTGTACTTTTGATATTATGGATTCTTACAGGTTAGTTTTTTTCCAACAAGATAAGTTATATTGGGACATGGAATATTTGTTGATACTTCTGTATAGAACAATAATTAAGCTCATGTATGACGATAATACGTTTGTCTAGGATATTTACACATTAAATGCTAAGTTGAATGCAAAGATTGACGCATTTGACACCCAACAAATTAGTGAGGAAGAAAAGATGTTTATAGGCCAACTTGAGGAGCTAATATTGGAGGGCCAATTACTTGATCATACTTTTATTGATGTTGTCACTGTTGAGAAGAGTACACTAGAGTTATGTAATAAAgtagataatattatttttaaaaactctaATATATGTAAATACGAGGATATCAATATCAATACAATTCATGAGTTAGGGCGCATTGAACCTCATTCTAATCATTTTTCCACATTTTTTTAGATGATGAGATATTAATCGAGCCATCTGAGCATGTGAAAGAGTTTATGGAGGAGGAACAATGACctatattcttgaatttgttgtttcaaaattgaaaaattatattccTCATTTAAGGGTCAAGAATTGCAACAAAAAATTTCTATTTCTTGGTTCCTTTATTTTGTACCACCACCTCTTgaaaaagatagaaaaattGATGCAAAATTGGGGTGCAATTCATATCCTCAAAGTGGaagaaaaaatagtaatattGATGGTGTCGTGCCGCGATGTTAAATCAGGCGCttcatgggaggcaacccatgtgGAAACTTGATGAAGTTTGAGTAGTTAAGTGACCAACGTCATGCCGCAATGTTAAATCAAACGCTtattgggaggcaacccaatttGTAGTATAggttcttatttttatttttatagtgtCACTTACCATTCTGCTTCATCTCTTTTCTATAAATTGCTTTGGGgacaaaacataattttaagtgtggggtggaatATCTTCCAATATTTTAAGGGTGAAGTATtctatagtattttatttatttgtttgtttatttctttttagtttttttggttgattttttttaaaaaaagaaaaaaaatacgaaaagagttttcttttattattaaaatagtcttttttatggttcttaaatttttttagaCCATACTTTGTCCACCCCTTGGTTTTTCTCTTCGGTTCTTTTTTGATGGGGGTCCCTTTGAGTCGagtatcttttactttttttagattagatttttctttttccttttttttgaagAGAAGTGAAAAGACCTTTTTGATTTGATACTTACTATTTAGGTCTAATTTTGAGTGTACCTTCTTGTGAATTCTTGATTACTCATTAAATAATAGGCTATTTGACATCTAAACTCATTCTTGTGACTCTGTGtatagtttattttattttattattcataatGACCCTATCTATCTTAGAAGTAAAATTGATCCATCTTGATTGAGACTTGTGCCAT
The sequence above is a segment of the Solanum dulcamara chromosome 11, daSolDulc1.2, whole genome shotgun sequence genome. Coding sequences within it:
- the LOC129872425 gene encoding uncharacterized protein LOC129872425 encodes the protein MDFGGQWDQFFPLVEFAYMNNYHYSIQMAQFEALYGRRCFSPVGWFESTDPRPHGTNLMHKTLDHRRYIPDESHVLRYDAVDLDDRLRYIEELVDILARDVRQLHSRAIPVFKPIAILAKDVRQLHSKSILVIKVQWRNRPIEEATLETEKEMQE